In Cryptosporangium aurantiacum, the genomic window GGCGACGCAGCGCGGCGGCGCGTCGAGCGCGATCTGCACGATGGCGTCCAGCAGCGCCTGGTGACCGTGGCGTTCGAGCTCGGCAGCCTCGTCCGGCTGGCGACGGCGCAGGGCAGTGCGGAGCTCAGCGCCAAGGCCGAGGCCGCACGCGTCCAGTTGTTGGAGGCCACCGCTGAGCTGCGGGAGACCGCACGCGGGCTTCACCCGGCAGTGCTGACCCAGGACGGTCTGGTGGCCGCCGTGGAGTTTCTGGCCGACCGATCAGCGGTGCCGGTCCGCCTGACCGTGGACGTCGGCCGGCGCCTGGCGCCCGAAGTCGAGGCCACGGCGTTCTTCGTGCTGAGCGAGTGCCTGACCAACGTCGCGAAGCACGCCGGAGCCGGCCTGGTCACCGTGCGCGCCGAGCTGACCGACGACGGGCTCGTCCTGGAGGTGGCCGATGACGGGATCGGCGGTGCGGTCGTGCGACCCGGCAGCGGGCTGGAGGGCCTCACCGACCGGCTGGCGCTCCTCGACGCTCGCCTGGTCATCAACAGCGAGCCGACCGGCACGCAAGTGCGGACGGTGATCCCGTGCGGGTGATGCTCGCCGACGACGCAGTGCTGCTGCGGGAAGGCCTGGCCAGGATCCTCACCGAGATCGACTTCGTCGTGACCGGTCAGGCCGGCGATGGGCCTCGGCTGCTCGACCTGGTCCGCCGCGACCCGCCCGACGTGGCGGTGATCGACCTGCGCATGCCGCCGGGCTTCTCGGCCGAGGGCATCGAGACGGCGGCGGCGATCCGGGCGAGCACGCCCGCCGTAGGACTGATGCTGCTCTCGCAGTACGTCGAGGTGCACCACGCCCTCCGGCTGATCACCGAGTTCGACGGTGGCGTCGGCTACCTGCTCAAGGATCGGGTCTCGGACCTCGCCGCGTTCGGCGCCGACCTGCGGCGGGTCGCCGGCGGGCAGACCGTCATCGACCCGGAGCTGGTGACCCGCCTGGTCGCACGACGTCGCGAGCGGGACCCGCTCGACTCGCTGACCGGACGCGAACGCGCGGTCCTCGCACTGATGGCGCAGGGCCTGTCGAACGCAGCGGTCGCCGACGAGCTGCACCTGGCGATCAAGACCGTGGAGGCGCACATCCGGTCGATCTTCACCAAGCTCGACCTGGCCCCCGACGAG contains:
- a CDS encoding LuxR C-terminal-related transcriptional regulator — its product is MLADDAVLLREGLARILTEIDFVVTGQAGDGPRLLDLVRRDPPDVAVIDLRMPPGFSAEGIETAAAIRASTPAVGLMLLSQYVEVHHALRLITEFDGGVGYLLKDRVSDLAAFGADLRRVAGGQTVIDPELVTRLVARRRERDPLDSLTGRERAVLALMAQGLSNAAVADELHLAIKTVEAHIRSIFTKLDLAPDEREHRRVRAVLTFLRA